A stretch of DNA from Staphylococcus sp. KG4-3:
CTAACCAAGAACGTAAATTCTTAGGTTTAACATTGACACCTAATAAACATAGATTACAAGATTACTTACAGCATCAACAAGAAGATTATGAAGATGATATTATTGAACAGCGTAAACCACTTAGAAATGCAGAAAAAAATGATCAATAAACAGACTTTATAATTTAAAACTGAGTATCCATTTGGATACTCAGTTTTTTTATATAAAAATGAGGAAATGTCTGCCATCAGGATGATAATGATTCTCAATTGATAATAATAACTTATTACACCCTGGAGTCAAGATAAGTTTTGCTTATACATACTGATTGAAAATTCAAATCTAAATTATAGATGTTTCTGGCTTTAGCTAGTTGTTTTAAATTACATATAATTATACAATTTAAATAACGGCATATATATTACAAAAATTTCAAGGGGGATTTATATGGCTTCTAATATTAAACAGCAATCGAAAAAATCGTTTGAGTTAAACGGCAAATCATATACTTTTTATGATTTGAACACTTTAGAAGAACAAGGTTTAACAAAAGTTTCAAAATTGCCATATTCAATTAGAGTATTACTAGAATCTGTATTAAGACAAGAGGATGGTTTTGTAATTACTGATGAACATATTAAAGCGTTATCAGAATTTACTAAAGGCACTGAAGGCGAAGTACCATTCAAACCTTCTCGTGTTATCTTACAAGACTTTACAGGTGTACCTGCAGTTGTTGACTTGGCGTCATTACGTAAGGCAATGAATGATGTAGGCGGAGATTTAAATAAAATCAACCCTGAAGTACCTGTAGATTTAGTTATTGACCACTCAGTTCAAGTTGATAGCTATGCAAATCCAGACGCATTAGAGCGCAATATGAAATTAGAGTTTGAAAGAAACTATGAACGTTATCAATTTTTAAATTGGGCTACAAAAGCGTTTAATAACTATAGCGCTGTGCCACCAGCAACTGGTATTGTTCACCAAGTAAACTTGGAATATCTAGCTAATGTTGTACATGCACGTGATGTAGATGGTGAAACAGTAGCTTTCCCTGATACATTAGTAGGTACTGACTCACATACAACAATGATTAATGGTCTTGGTGTATTAGGTTGGGGTGTAGGGGGTATTGAAGCCGAAGCCGGAATGCTTGGTCAACCGTCATATTTCCCAATTCCTGAAGTAATCGGTGTTAGATTGTCTAATGCATTGCCTCAAGGTGCGACTGCAACAGACTTAGCTTTACGTGTAACTCAAGAATTACGTAAAAAAGGTGTAGTTGGAAAATTTGTTGAGTTCTTTGGTCCAGGTGTACAACACTTACCATTAGCAGACCGTGCAACAATTGCTAACATGGCTCCAGAATATGGTGCTACTTGTGGTTTCTTCCCTGTAGACGAAGAAGCATTAAAATACATGCGTTTAACAGGTCGTACTGATGAACAAATCGATCTTGTGAAAAAATATTTAGAAGAAAACAGCATGTTCTTCACTGTTGAAAAAGAAGACCCTGAATACACTGATGTAGTTGAATTAGACTTATCTACTGTTGAACCATCATTATCAGGACCAAAACGTCCACAAGATTTAATTTTCTTAAGTGATATGAAAAAAGAATTCGAAAAATCAGTTACTGCGCCAGCAGGTAACCAAGGCCACGGTTTTGATGAAAGTGAATTCGATAAAACTGCAACAATCGAATTTAAAGATGGCACGTCAACTACAATGAAAACTGGTGATTTAGCGATTGCAGCGATTACGTCATGTACCAATACATCTAATCCATATGTTATGTTAGGTGCTGGACTAGTTGCTAAAAAAGCTGTAGAAAAAGGATTAAAAGTCCCAGAATACGTTAAAACGTCATTAGCTCCAGGTTCTAAAGTTGTTACTGGATATTTAAGAGATTCAGGCTTAACTGAATATTTGGATGATTTAGGCTTTAACCTTGTTGGTTATGGTTGTACAACTTGTATCGGGAACTCTGGTCCATTACTAGAAGAAATTGAAAAAGCAATTGCTGATGAAGATTTGCTCGTTTCCTCTGTGTTATCAGGTAACCGTAACTTTGAAGGTCGTATCCATCCATTAGTTAAAGCTAACTACTTAGCTTCACCACAATTAGTTGTTGCATATGCATTAGCAGGAACTGTGGATATCGATTTACAAAATGAGCCACTTGGTAAAGGTAAAGATGGAGAAGATGTTTACCTAAAAGATATCTGGCCATCAATTAAAGAAGTTTCAGACACTGTTGATACGGTTGTGACTCCGAAACTATTTAAAGAAGAATATGAAACTGTGTACAATAATAATGAAATGTGGAATGAAATTGATGTTACGGATCAACCGCTATATGATTTTGACCCTGAATCAACGTATATTCAAAACCCATCATTCTTCCAAGGTCTTTCTAAAGAACCAGGAACTATTGATTCATTAAAAGATTTAAGGGTTATGGGTAAATTTGGAGATTCAGTAACAACTGACCATATTTCACCAGCGGGTGCAATTGGTAAAGATACACCTGCAGGTAAATATTTACTTGAACATGGTGTCCCTATTCGTCAATTCAACTCATATGGTTCACGTCGTGGTAACCACGAAGTGATGGTACGTGGTACATTTGCGAATATCCGTATTAAAAACCAATTAGCACCAGGAACTGAAGGTGGTTTCACAACTTACTGGCCAACAGGTGAACAAATGCCAATATTTGATGCTGCCATGAAATATAAAGAAGACGGCACAGGTTTAGTTGTTTTAGCTGGTAATGATTACGGAATGGGTTCATCTCGTGACTGGGCAGCTAAAGGGACAAATTTATTAGGTGTTAAAACAGTTATCGCACAAAGTTATGAGCGTATCCACCGTTCAAACTTAGTAATGATGGGCGTTTTACCATTACAATTCAAAGAAGGCGAATCTGCGGATAGCCTTGGCATTGATGGTACTGAAGTTATTTCAGTAGATATTGATGAAAATGTAAAACCGCATGATCTTGTAAAAGTACAAGCTAAGAAAGAAAATGGCGAAGTAATAGAGTTTGAAGCAATGGCTCGTTTCGATTCAAACGTTGAAATGGATTATTATCGTCATGGTGGTATTCTTCAATTAGTATTAAGAAATAAATTAGCCGAATAACTTTACAGTTAGAAGCATTAATTTAATAATAAAGATTCAAACGAGGCTGGGGCATACATAGATATGTCTCAGCCTCAAAGGCGTTATTGAAGGCCTATGAAGATGTACATAATGTATTCCTTTATTATATAGGTTGGGATAAATGCTTGGATTAACATTGCTTTGAAATAGCACTACCTGTAAGTGATGTTTAGATAATGAATATAGAATAGGTTATAGATACTTTATTGGAGTATTACTAAGGATAAACTAGTAAAATGCTATACTTAATTTTTTATGTTAATATTTAATAGTAAAAAAGATATAAGATGAACAATTGAAAAGAGGACGCTTATAATGATTTACAGTATGACACAAATAGAATCACGGTATTCAGAGACTGACCAAATGGGTGTGATTTATCATGGTAATTACCCTACATGGTTTGAGGTAGCTCGTACAGATTATATCTCTAAATTAGGTTTTAGCTATAAAGCTATGGAAGATTCAGGTATTATTTCTCCAGTTGTTGATTTGGACATTAAATATATTAAATCTATTTTTTATCCAGAAACCGTAAAAATAAAAACATGGGTTGAAAAATATTCTAGATTACGATCTAAATATTGCTATGAAATATACAATGAAGCTGGAGAATTAGCAACTACAGGATCAACTACATTGACTTGTATTAAAAAAGAAGACTTCAAGCCGATACGATTAGATAGATATTTTCCTGAATGGCACGCTGTATATAGCGATGTCGCTGAAAGAAATAAGGCAGGCGAGGATTTAGAAGTGGTTAAAGGCATATAAGGCATGATTTAGGCTTCAGTGACTAGCATATTGAAACGAACAAGAGAATATATGTTATTCAATAGCAATCAAACTAGAATTAAGCTAAAAAAAGCGTTTGGGAAGAGACCCGAACGCTTTTTTTATTATTTAACATGATTTATTTAAAATGTATAAAGGTTTCATACGCTTATTTCCAAAAATAAAGGCCAAGGGAATTAGTAAAACCTTGGAATAATTTATTTTGTGGCATATGAAATTTCATCAATACTGTTACTAACATCAATATATAAATTGTGGTCTTCAAAATACCACAAATCTTTTTCAGCGATTACGACATCTAATCCATCGTAATGATTTTCGTAACCAATTTCCACATCATTTTTCTTGTCTACACTGAAAGCAGGACTAAACCCTTGTTTTAGTTGGAATTCTCCGCCATAACGTACAAAGAATTGTAAGACTTTGTCATCTTCTGGTAAATCTAGTTCTTCCTTAAACCAAGATACAGCATTATCTGAAAGTTCTATTTCCATAATAAAAGTCTCCTTTCGATTCATAAGGTTTCACTTATGAACGTTGATTACTAATTTTTAAATTAGTAATTTATACATTACCCACTTTGAGTAATGTTAAAGGTAGTATAACATAATTTTTCAATTAATTTCGACAAATGATTTACAAAAATATGAATTGTATAAATACTATGATAAAACGTTGTTTACGTAGTATAATAGATACAATGTTAAAAAGCTGGAAACATCTTAATGTCCCAGCTTAGCGTTTGTTTACATAATTTATCCGTTTTTACACTGCGACTTTTGTAATAGTTACATCCATTTTATTTTAGGTTCTTCACCTTTGAATATTCTTACAATATTAGTACGGTGTCTAATTATCAGTAGTACGCCTACACCAATACTAACAACAAAGAGGATATAGTCTCGAATTAATAATGCACCGATAATACAACAAATTGATGCAATGATACTTGAGAGTGATACATACTTTGTTAGATATAATATTCCAAAGAAAATTACTGCTAATATTAATAATAAGACAGGATTAACTCCTAGTATGACTCCAGCACTTGTAGCAACGGCTTTACCGCCTTTAAAACCAAGATAAACTGGATATACATGACCTAGAATCGCGAAAGCACCTACGATAAGTCCATTTGTGAAAAATGTACTAATTGTACCTTCCGCATGAACAGGCAACCACAGTGGGAAAAAGACCACAATAAACCCTTTAAATATATCTAGAAAAGTAACTAAAAATCCAGTAGGTTTTCCTAGTACTCTAAAGCTATTTGTTGCGCCAGTGTTGCCACTACCAAATTGTCGAATATCTTTTTTGAAAAATAATTTACCTATTACATAGCCACTTGGAAAAGCACCAATGAGGTAACTTAGTATTAACATGATTACAATCATCATATATAATCCACATCCTTTAATGACATTAAAATTATTTTACCACATAAGAGCATCATAATACGAATAAAAATTTCAAATGAAAAGCATTTATCTACTGAAAATTGATTTGACACTTGCAATTTATCAAGATTTATATAAGAATAACTAATGTATAGTTTTAAAAACGAACGTACGTTTGTAGGAGGGCGAAACGATTGGCAATGAATAAAAAAAATAATTATTCGGATGATTCCATTCAGGTACTTGAGGGACTAGAGGCCGTTAGAAAAAGACCTGGGATGTATATTGGTTCTACCGATAAACGTGGTTTACATCATCTAGTATATGAAGTTGTCGATAATTCCGTCGATGAAGTATTAAATGGTTTCGGAAGTGAAATCACTGTTACGATAAATAAAGATGAGAGCATTACTATAGAAGATAATGGACGTGGAATGCCTACAGGTATTCATACTTCTGGAAAACCTACTGTTCAAGTCATTTTTACGGTACTTCATGCAGGTGGAAAATTCGGACAAGGCGGTTATAAAACGTCAGGTGGCTTACACGGTGTTGGTGCTTCAGTCGTCAATGCTTTGAGTGAATGGTTAGAAGTTGAAATTTATAGAGATGGTAATATATATTCTCAAAGCTTTGCAGATGGTGGGAAACCAACAACTGGTTTGAAAAAACATGGTAAAACTAAAAAGACTGGTACTAAAGTGACATTTAAACCAGATCCAGAGATATTCAAAGCATCTACATCGTTTAATTATGATGTTTTAAGTGAAAGACTACAAGAATCAGCATTTTTACTTAAACGCTTGAGAATCATTCTAAAAGACTTAAGAGCAGGCAAAGAACGTGAAGATATCTTCCATTATGAAGATGGTATTAAAGAATTCGTTGCTTATGTCAATGAAGGGAAAGAAGTATTACATGATGTAGCAGATTTCTCTGGGGAAGCTAATAATATTGAAGTGGAAGTTGCATTCCAATATAACGATCAATATTCAGAAGGCATACTAAGTTTTGTTAATAATGTGCGTACAAAAGATGGCGGAACACATGAAGTTGGGTTTAAAACAGCTATGACTCGTGTGTTTAATGATTATGCACGTCGTATTAATGAATTAAAAGAAAAAGATAAAAATTTAGATGGTAATGATATAAGAGAAGGTTTAACTGCTATTATTTCAATTCGAATTCCTGAAGAATTGTTACAATTTGAAGGACAAACTAAATCTAAGTTAGGTACACCTGAAGCCAGAAGTGCAGTAGATTCAGTAGTAGCCGACAAATTACCATATTATTTGGAAGAAAAAGGACAATTATCTAAATCGTTAGTTAAAAAGGCTTTAAAGGCACAACAAGCTAGAGAAGCAGCACGTAAAGCGAGAGAAGATGCACGTTCGGGTAAGAAAAATAAACGTAAAGATACTTTACTTTCTGGTAAACTTACACCTGCACAAAGTAAAAATACTGAGAAAAAAGAATTATACCTTGTCGAAGGTGACTCAGCGGGTGGCTCTGCAAAGTTAGGTCGTGATCGCAAATACCAAGCGATTTTACCACTTAGAGGTAAAGTAATTAATACTGAGAAAGCACGTCTTGACGATATCTTTAAAAATGAAGAGATTAATACAATTATTCATACTATTGGAGCCGGTGTCGGAAATGAGTTCAAAATTGAAGATAGTAACTACAATAGAATCATTATAATGACAGATGCTGATACAGATGGTGCACATATTCAAGTGTTATTATTAACATTCTTCTTTAAATATATGAAGCCATTAGTTGAGGCGGGTCGAGTATTTATTGCATTACCACCACTTTATAAACTCGAAAAAGGAAAAGGTGCATCAAAAAAAGTAGAATACGCTTGGACAGATGAAGAATTAGAGAAATTACAACGAAAATTAGGTAAAGGTTTCTCATTACAACGTTATAAAGGTCTTGGTGAAATGAATGCCGACCAATTGTGGGAAACGACTATGAACCCTGATACGAGAACCTTGATCAGAGTACAAGTTGAAGATGAGTTACGTTCATCTAAACGTGTTACAACACTAATGGGCGACAAAGTTGCACCAAGACGTGAATGGATTGAAAATCATGTTGAATTTGGTTTACAAGAACAACAAAGTATTTTAGATAATAATGAAATTCAAATATTGGAACAGGAAGCGCCTAATGAGGAGGAAGTAAATTGAGTGAAGTAATTCAAGATTTATCGCTAGAAGATGTTATTGGCGATCGTTTTGGTAGATATAGTAAATACATCATTCAAGAACGTGCATTGCCAGACGTTCGCGACGGTCTCAAGCCTGTTCAAAGACGTATTTTATATGCAATGTATTCAAGCGGTAACACTTACGACAAAAATTTCCGTAAAAGTGCTAAAACTGTTGGTGATGTTATAGGTCAGTATCATCCGCACGGTGATTCGTCTGTATATGATGCGATGGTTCGCTTAAGTCAAGGATGGAAGCTACGACATGTACTTATAGAAATGCAAGGTAATAACGGTAGTATCGATAATGACCCAGCTGCTGCAATGCGTTATACTGAAGCAAAATTAAGCCGTCTTTCAGAAGAACTTTTAAGAGATATTAACAAAGAAACTGTACCATTTATGCCAAACTATGACGATACGACGATGGAACCAATGGTCTTGCCTGCAAGACTTCCTAATTTATTGATAAATGGTAGTACTGGGATTTCTGCTGGTTATGCTACAGATATTCCGCCACATAATCTTGGTGAAGTGATTCAAGCAACACTTAAATTTATTGATAACCCGGATATAACTGTGAATCAATTGATGAAATATATCAAAGGCCCTGATTTTCCAACAGGTGGTATTATTCAAGGTGTGGATGGTATTAAGAAAGCGTATGAATCAGGTAAAGGGAAAATCGTAGTTCGTTCAAAGGTTGAAGTTGAAGAATTAAGAAATGGTAGAAAACAACTAATTGTTACAGAAGTACCTTATGAAGTTAATAAGAGTGCATTAGTTAAAAAAATGGATGAATTACGTGCTGATAAAAAGGTTGATGGCATCGTCGAAGTTAGAGACGAAACTGACCGTACAGGATTACGTATTGCAATCGAATTGAAAAAAGATATTAATAGTGAAGCTGTGGCCAATTTCCTTTATAAAAATACAGATTTACAAGTGTCATATAACTTTAACATGGTTGCTATTAGTGAAGGGCGCCCAGTATTAATGGGCATTCGTCAATTTATAGATAGTTATTTAAATCATCAAATCGATGTTGTAACGAAACGTACACGTTATGAACTAGATCATGCTGAAAATAGAATGCACATCGTTGAAGGTTTAATGAAAGCTTTATCTATATTAGACGAAGTGATTAAACTTATTAGAGCTTCAAAAAACAAAAAAGATGCTAAAGAAAATTTGGTAGCTGAATATGACTTTACTGAAGCTCAAGCGGAAGCGATAGTGACATTACAATTGTATCGTTTGACGAATACAGATATTGTTCAGCTACAAGAAGAACATGATGAATTGAAAGCGTTAATCGAGCATTTGAGAAATATTTTAGATAATCACGATGCATTATTAAATGTAATTAAAGAGGAATTAACCGAAATTCGTAATAGATTTAAACAAAAGCGTCTATCTTCTATAGAGGCTGAGATATCAGAAATTAAGATTGATAAAGAAGTGATGATCCCTAGTGAAACTGTAATTATGAGTATCACTAAACATGGTTATATTAAACGAACATCATTACGTAGTTTTAATGCAAGTGGTGTAGATGAAGTGGGTACTAAAGATGGAGACTCAATCATGAAATATGAAGAAGTCAACACTTTAGATACAGCGCTAGTGTTTACTAATAAAGGTCGTTATCTATTTATACCTGTTCATAAATTAGCTGATATAAAATGGAAAGATTTAGGGCAACATGTCTCTCAAATTGTGCCACTTGATGAAGGTGAATATGTTATTAACGCTTATTGTGAAAATGACTTTAAACCAGAAGCATTTTATATCTTAGCAACACGTAATGGTATGA
This window harbors:
- the acnA gene encoding aconitate hydratase AcnA, translating into MASNIKQQSKKSFELNGKSYTFYDLNTLEEQGLTKVSKLPYSIRVLLESVLRQEDGFVITDEHIKALSEFTKGTEGEVPFKPSRVILQDFTGVPAVVDLASLRKAMNDVGGDLNKINPEVPVDLVIDHSVQVDSYANPDALERNMKLEFERNYERYQFLNWATKAFNNYSAVPPATGIVHQVNLEYLANVVHARDVDGETVAFPDTLVGTDSHTTMINGLGVLGWGVGGIEAEAGMLGQPSYFPIPEVIGVRLSNALPQGATATDLALRVTQELRKKGVVGKFVEFFGPGVQHLPLADRATIANMAPEYGATCGFFPVDEEALKYMRLTGRTDEQIDLVKKYLEENSMFFTVEKEDPEYTDVVELDLSTVEPSLSGPKRPQDLIFLSDMKKEFEKSVTAPAGNQGHGFDESEFDKTATIEFKDGTSTTMKTGDLAIAAITSCTNTSNPYVMLGAGLVAKKAVEKGLKVPEYVKTSLAPGSKVVTGYLRDSGLTEYLDDLGFNLVGYGCTTCIGNSGPLLEEIEKAIADEDLLVSSVLSGNRNFEGRIHPLVKANYLASPQLVVAYALAGTVDIDLQNEPLGKGKDGEDVYLKDIWPSIKEVSDTVDTVVTPKLFKEEYETVYNNNEMWNEIDVTDQPLYDFDPESTYIQNPSFFQGLSKEPGTIDSLKDLRVMGKFGDSVTTDHISPAGAIGKDTPAGKYLLEHGVPIRQFNSYGSRRGNHEVMVRGTFANIRIKNQLAPGTEGGFTTYWPTGEQMPIFDAAMKYKEDGTGLVVLAGNDYGMGSSRDWAAKGTNLLGVKTVIAQSYERIHRSNLVMMGVLPLQFKEGESADSLGIDGTEVISVDIDENVKPHDLVKVQAKKENGEVIEFEAMARFDSNVEMDYYRHGGILQLVLRNKLAE
- the menI gene encoding 1,4-dihydroxy-2-naphthoyl-CoA hydrolase MenI; protein product: MIYSMTQIESRYSETDQMGVIYHGNYPTWFEVARTDYISKLGFSYKAMEDSGIISPVVDLDIKYIKSIFYPETVKIKTWVEKYSRLRSKYCYEIYNEAGELATTGSTTLTCIKKEDFKPIRLDRYFPEWHAVYSDVAERNKAGEDLEVVKGI
- a CDS encoding HesB/YadR/YfhF family protein, which encodes MEIELSDNAVSWFKEELDLPEDDKVLQFFVRYGGEFQLKQGFSPAFSVDKKNDVEIGYENHYDGLDVVIAEKDLWYFEDHNLYIDVSNSIDEISYATK
- the plsY gene encoding glycerol-3-phosphate 1-O-acyltransferase PlsY, translating into MMIVIMLILSYLIGAFPSGYVIGKLFFKKDIRQFGSGNTGATNSFRVLGKPTGFLVTFLDIFKGFIVVFFPLWLPVHAEGTISTFFTNGLIVGAFAILGHVYPVYLGFKGGKAVATSAGVILGVNPVLLLILAVIFFGILYLTKYVSLSSIIASICCIIGALLIRDYILFVVSIGVGVLLIIRHRTNIVRIFKGEEPKIKWM
- the parE gene encoding DNA topoisomerase IV subunit B, whose product is MNKKNNYSDDSIQVLEGLEAVRKRPGMYIGSTDKRGLHHLVYEVVDNSVDEVLNGFGSEITVTINKDESITIEDNGRGMPTGIHTSGKPTVQVIFTVLHAGGKFGQGGYKTSGGLHGVGASVVNALSEWLEVEIYRDGNIYSQSFADGGKPTTGLKKHGKTKKTGTKVTFKPDPEIFKASTSFNYDVLSERLQESAFLLKRLRIILKDLRAGKEREDIFHYEDGIKEFVAYVNEGKEVLHDVADFSGEANNIEVEVAFQYNDQYSEGILSFVNNVRTKDGGTHEVGFKTAMTRVFNDYARRINELKEKDKNLDGNDIREGLTAIISIRIPEELLQFEGQTKSKLGTPEARSAVDSVVADKLPYYLEEKGQLSKSLVKKALKAQQAREAARKAREDARSGKKNKRKDTLLSGKLTPAQSKNTEKKELYLVEGDSAGGSAKLGRDRKYQAILPLRGKVINTEKARLDDIFKNEEINTIIHTIGAGVGNEFKIEDSNYNRIIIMTDADTDGAHIQVLLLTFFFKYMKPLVEAGRVFIALPPLYKLEKGKGASKKVEYAWTDEELEKLQRKLGKGFSLQRYKGLGEMNADQLWETTMNPDTRTLIRVQVEDELRSSKRVTTLMGDKVAPRREWIENHVEFGLQEQQSILDNNEIQILEQEAPNEEEVN
- the parC gene encoding DNA topoisomerase IV subunit A, producing the protein MSEVIQDLSLEDVIGDRFGRYSKYIIQERALPDVRDGLKPVQRRILYAMYSSGNTYDKNFRKSAKTVGDVIGQYHPHGDSSVYDAMVRLSQGWKLRHVLIEMQGNNGSIDNDPAAAMRYTEAKLSRLSEELLRDINKETVPFMPNYDDTTMEPMVLPARLPNLLINGSTGISAGYATDIPPHNLGEVIQATLKFIDNPDITVNQLMKYIKGPDFPTGGIIQGVDGIKKAYESGKGKIVVRSKVEVEELRNGRKQLIVTEVPYEVNKSALVKKMDELRADKKVDGIVEVRDETDRTGLRIAIELKKDINSEAVANFLYKNTDLQVSYNFNMVAISEGRPVLMGIRQFIDSYLNHQIDVVTKRTRYELDHAENRMHIVEGLMKALSILDEVIKLIRASKNKKDAKENLVAEYDFTEAQAEAIVTLQLYRLTNTDIVQLQEEHDELKALIEHLRNILDNHDALLNVIKEELTEIRNRFKQKRLSSIEAEISEIKIDKEVMIPSETVIMSITKHGYIKRTSLRSFNASGVDEVGTKDGDSIMKYEEVNTLDTALVFTNKGRYLFIPVHKLADIKWKDLGQHVSQIVPLDEGEYVINAYCENDFKPEAFYILATRNGMIKKSNISMFKTTRYNKPLVSMKLKDNDEIINVMRISETQLITVVTNKGMSLTYDSDELSDTGLRAAGVKSINLKDEDYTVLTDIVTSNNTILMATQRGSLKRISFKVLQTAKRAQRGITLLKELKKTPHRIIDAAVIQSDQTTYTIYSDKQQESGLIKDIHLSEQYTNGSFIVDTSDFGEIKDLEIK